The following proteins are encoded in a genomic region of Terriglobia bacterium:
- a CDS encoding DUF1015 family protein → MAIIRPFRALRPVPANVDRVSAVPYDVVNVEEARTLASGNPLSFLHVSRAEIDLPASTDPYSDAVYSHALKSFNRLRTAAPLMVEEVPAVYFYRLRMGSHQQTGLAACYSVDEYEGGLIKKHERTRREKEDDRTRHISALRAQTGPVFLTYRASKAIDAVADKVTSTAPLFDFEAVDKVRHTVWRVTSADLGALTKAFGELPCLYIADGHHRAASAARTRRYLAEKEPGVRHEEADWMLAVAFPDNQTQILPYNRVVRDLAGQTPGALLAELESRVQLRAGMPIPATKGEVSMYLGGNWYALRLKGQAEAADIRSTLDVSLLQEQVLMPLLKVCDPRTDKRIDFVGGIRGTAELERLAKEGKAAVAFSLFPVGVDELMRIADAGEIMPPKSTWFEPKLRDGLLIHLI, encoded by the coding sequence ATGGCAATCATTCGTCCGTTTAGAGCGCTCAGGCCGGTGCCGGCAAATGTCGATCGGGTTTCAGCCGTACCTTATGATGTGGTCAACGTCGAGGAAGCACGGACGCTGGCTTCCGGCAACCCTCTCAGCTTCCTCCACGTCTCACGCGCGGAGATCGACCTCCCTGCATCGACCGATCCATATTCGGATGCGGTATACAGCCACGCCCTCAAAAGCTTCAACCGCCTCCGCACCGCCGCGCCCCTCATGGTTGAGGAGGTGCCGGCCGTCTACTTCTATCGGCTGCGAATGGGGAGCCATCAGCAGACCGGCCTGGCAGCGTGCTACTCGGTGGACGAGTACGAGGGCGGCCTCATCAAAAAGCATGAGCGCACGCGGCGCGAGAAGGAGGACGACCGCACGCGCCACATCAGCGCGCTGCGCGCGCAGACCGGTCCGGTATTCCTGACTTACCGCGCATCCAAGGCGATCGATGCTGTGGCCGACAAGGTGACCTCGACCGCGCCGCTGTTCGATTTCGAGGCCGTGGACAAAGTGCGCCACACGGTCTGGCGTGTCACGAGTGCCGACCTGGGGGCACTGACGAAAGCCTTCGGCGAGTTGCCCTGCCTCTACATCGCCGACGGACACCACCGCGCGGCCAGCGCGGCCCGCACCAGACGGTATCTCGCCGAGAAAGAACCGGGCGTGCGGCACGAGGAAGCCGACTGGATGCTGGCCGTCGCTTTTCCTGACAATCAGACGCAGATTCTGCCCTATAATCGGGTCGTCAGGGACCTGGCGGGACAAACCCCCGGAGCTTTGTTGGCCGAGCTCGAGTCGCGCGTGCAGCTGCGCGCTGGCATGCCGATCCCGGCGACCAAGGGCGAGGTTTCGATGTATCTTGGCGGAAACTGGTATGCGCTGCGCCTCAAGGGGCAGGCCGAAGCCGCCGACATCCGCAGCACGCTCGATGTCAGCCTCCTGCAGGAACAGGTGCTCATGCCGCTGCTTAAGGTCTGCGATCCGCGCACGGACAAGCGGATTGACTTCGTCGGCGGCATTCGCGGCACCGCTGAGCTGGAGCGGCTGGCAAAGGAAGGGAAGGCGGCTGTCGCCTTCTCCCTGTTTCCCGTCGGTGTCGACGAATTGATGCGCATTGCCGATGCGGGCGAAATCATGCCGCCAAAATCGACGTGGTTTGAGCCGAAGTTGCGGGACGGTCTTCTCATTCATCTTATCTGA
- a CDS encoding hydroxyacid dehydrogenase — protein MKVLVADKFEKSGIEGLKAAGCEVVYEPDLKDATLVEAIGRTGAEVLVVRSTQVTEPMLDAGRLSLIVRAGAGYNTIDVKAASKRGIYVSNCPGKNAVAVAELAFGLILALDRRIPDNAAELRMGKWNKKEYARARGLHGKTLGLLGFGNIGQEMAKRAQAFGMNLVIWSEIGVATDRDGLPIDLPILVRFRPASGSLIEPIIRVAQTPAEVAEKCDILSVHLAANAKTKGVVNADVLGRLKPGSYFVNTARSEVVDYKALEQVVKEKNIRVALDVYPGEPAGATADFDFPLAKLPGVYGTHHIGASTDQAQEAIAAETVRIVQTYKDKGVVPNVVNLAAHSPASYALIIRHLDKPGVLASVFDQLAGHAINAQETENIIFDGAQAAIARINLDGEPSPELLDGIKKGCADILDMHLVALAQRS, from the coding sequence ATGAAAGTCCTTGTTGCCGACAAGTTCGAAAAGAGCGGAATCGAGGGTCTGAAAGCGGCCGGGTGTGAGGTGGTCTATGAACCCGATTTGAAGGATGCCACGCTGGTCGAGGCAATCGGCCGGACGGGTGCCGAGGTGCTGGTTGTGCGCTCGACTCAGGTGACCGAGCCGATGCTCGATGCCGGACGCCTGTCGCTCATCGTCCGTGCGGGCGCGGGTTACAACACCATCGACGTCAAGGCGGCGTCGAAACGCGGCATATACGTGTCGAACTGCCCTGGCAAAAACGCGGTCGCCGTCGCCGAACTGGCTTTCGGCCTGATCCTCGCCTTGGACCGCCGCATTCCGGACAATGCGGCCGAGTTGCGCATGGGCAAGTGGAACAAGAAGGAGTACGCCAGGGCTAGGGGCCTGCACGGCAAGACGCTCGGCCTGCTCGGCTTCGGCAACATCGGCCAGGAAATGGCCAAACGTGCTCAGGCGTTCGGCATGAACCTGGTGATCTGGAGCGAGATCGGGGTTGCTACGGATCGTGACGGACTCCCGATCGACCTGCCCATCCTCGTGCGCTTCCGTCCCGCCTCGGGGTCACTGATCGAGCCGATTATCCGGGTCGCCCAGACGCCGGCCGAGGTGGCCGAAAAGTGTGACATTCTGAGCGTGCACCTGGCGGCGAACGCCAAAACGAAGGGAGTCGTCAACGCCGATGTGCTCGGCCGCCTGAAGCCGGGAAGCTACTTCGTCAACACGGCGCGTTCCGAGGTGGTCGATTATAAAGCGCTCGAGCAGGTGGTGAAGGAGAAAAACATCCGCGTGGCGCTCGATGTCTACCCCGGCGAACCGGCCGGGGCAACAGCCGATTTCGACTTCCCACTGGCGAAGCTGCCCGGCGTATACGGCACCCATCACATCGGCGCCTCGACCGACCAGGCCCAGGAGGCGATCGCGGCCGAGACGGTGCGCATTGTCCAGACTTACAAGGACAAGGGAGTTGTCCCCAATGTCGTCAACCTGGCGGCTCATAGCCCCGCGAGCTACGCTTTGATCATCCGCCATCTCGATAAGCCGGGGGTGTTGGCGAGTGTCTTCGACCAGCTGGCCGGCCATGCGATCAACGCACAGGAGACCGAGAACATCATCTTCGACGGCGCTCAGGCCGCGATCGCACGGATCAATCTGGACGGCGAGCCGTCGCCGGAATTGCTGGACGGCATCAAGAAGGGATGCGCAGACATCCTCGACATGCATCTCGTGGCGCTCGCCCAGCGGTCCTGA
- a CDS encoding carboxypeptidase regulatory-like domain-containing protein, protein MKHCALRLVSTTLLVALLSWIGYAQGGASSALTGTVVDQSGGIIPGAEVTVKNNETGAEFKTVTADNGTFSIPAMPPGTYTATVSVPNFKQASVKDIKVTAGTTSTIRVELQVGGSNEVVTVQANAEVVQASSANITTTLTVNQITQLPLATRNAMDFLVMLPGVNTTGGARNSTINGLPNNSINITIDGINTQDQYLKGNSGGDGFFSLISPRLDAIEEVTVSSATPGAESSGQGAVQIKFVTRSGNNDYHGSAYWYHRNPALNSNYWFNNRDKTPAYNGTTTPCTTAQMQTEFEKCKALRDRVLFNQPGGRIGGPITLPKALFGPLGFNGKDKAFFFVNYEEFRLPAQQTRTRTFFGPGVENGIFPYTVTGAGTQTVNLWNLAAANGQTATPDPTIQKLLTDIRAAAQDPANGVSEILQSDPLYENYIFTNKGLGVRKFLTTRGDFNLTSKHRLELSWNFHRYVPGTDFLNSYDPAYPGSPNVGQQGGNRFSQSSALRSTITPRIVNEARFAFLGGVTLWNGNGSPSMFSGSTYNMDGFGIAFPTGYSPYRYTTPSRRSVPNETIEDTLSWTKGSHSISFGGTWTNIGMFTESHQMVPTIGLGLNTSYDPAAIMFNSTNGPKNFQGASSSQYGNAQTIYALLTGRVSSIGGNGVLSEVNNQYTYNGSNVQRGHMREMGAFVADSWRMRPGLTFNYGVRWELQMPFIPLNSVYSTNDLTDLWGLSGPQNYGNGTLYTPGNLVGQAPTYKQFVAGTPAYNTTYSNFAPSAGFAWSPSAKEGFLSRLVGSSGQTVIRSGYSIAYNRNGMSDYTSMYSANPGITVNAARNASNGNLVSGVGSDVWPILFRDKSRLGPPPFISTPTYPLQSTSISDQVNLFDPNTKTPYTMSWTFGIQRELTRDMALEVRYVGTRNMQPWTQRNLNEQNIVENGFLDEFNLAMANLQANQAAGRGNTFKYAGPGSGTSPLPITLAYFSGIPAAQAGDTTKYTSSNFTSSTFVNTLAKFNPNPGSYATSLWNDAGRRANAAAAGIPANEFVVNPTVASGGAWISTNGGFNRYDSMVVELRRRLSKGLLVQANYTWAKAMNSSLASYRTPYLQSLGDTLPHAFKINWVYELPFGSGKFLFANSHGVVDKVIGGWEIEGTGRMQSGNRLNFGNVRLVGMTLADLQNAMALRFDDANRLVYYEPEDIRINTIAAFNYSATTSTGYSTAWGVPTGRYIAPANSGGCIQVVSGDCAGYTTYVRGPRFTRFDISLVKRIRFSESKNFELRGEFLNAFNNINFTGTTCASSSSTCGQVTSAYTDPNQQQDPGGRLIQFVVRINF, encoded by the coding sequence ATGAAACATTGTGCATTACGGTTAGTTTCCACCACGCTTCTGGTTGCGTTGCTCAGCTGGATCGGCTACGCCCAGGGCGGTGCGAGCTCCGCGCTTACAGGAACGGTCGTCGACCAGTCCGGCGGGATCATTCCCGGCGCGGAGGTCACGGTCAAAAATAATGAAACCGGAGCGGAGTTCAAGACGGTCACTGCGGATAACGGCACTTTTTCCATTCCTGCCATGCCTCCTGGAACGTATACGGCTACGGTGAGCGTGCCCAACTTCAAACAAGCGAGCGTCAAGGACATCAAGGTGACTGCCGGCACGACCTCCACGATCCGGGTTGAACTCCAGGTCGGCGGCAGCAACGAAGTGGTCACCGTGCAGGCGAACGCCGAGGTGGTGCAGGCGTCATCGGCGAACATCACGACGACGCTGACGGTGAATCAGATCACCCAACTCCCTCTGGCCACCCGCAACGCCATGGACTTTCTGGTCATGTTGCCGGGCGTGAACACGACGGGAGGCGCGCGCAACTCCACCATTAACGGTCTGCCGAACAATTCGATCAACATCACGATCGACGGCATCAACACACAGGACCAGTACCTCAAGGGCAATTCCGGCGGTGACGGCTTCTTCAGCCTGATCAGCCCGCGCCTGGATGCCATTGAAGAGGTCACCGTTTCATCGGCCACGCCGGGCGCCGAGAGTTCCGGCCAGGGCGCGGTCCAGATCAAATTTGTCACCCGCTCGGGCAACAACGATTACCACGGCAGCGCCTACTGGTACCATCGCAATCCGGCGCTCAATTCCAACTACTGGTTCAACAACCGCGACAAGACGCCGGCCTACAACGGCACGACCACTCCCTGCACCACGGCGCAGATGCAGACTGAGTTTGAGAAATGCAAGGCGTTGCGCGACCGGGTGCTGTTCAATCAGCCCGGCGGCCGTATCGGCGGCCCGATCACGCTTCCGAAGGCGCTCTTCGGCCCGTTGGGTTTCAACGGCAAGGATAAGGCTTTCTTCTTCGTCAACTACGAGGAATTCCGCCTGCCGGCCCAGCAGACCCGGACCCGGACCTTCTTCGGCCCGGGAGTCGAGAACGGCATCTTCCCTTACACCGTGACTGGCGCAGGGACCCAGACCGTAAATCTCTGGAATCTGGCAGCCGCCAATGGCCAGACCGCTACCCCGGACCCGACCATTCAGAAACTGCTGACCGACATTCGGGCGGCGGCGCAGGACCCGGCCAACGGCGTCAGCGAGATCCTCCAGAGCGATCCTTTGTACGAGAATTACATCTTCACCAACAAGGGCCTGGGCGTGCGCAAGTTCCTGACCACTCGCGGCGACTTCAACCTGACAAGCAAGCACCGCCTGGAGCTCAGCTGGAACTTCCATCGCTATGTTCCCGGCACCGACTTCCTCAACAGTTATGACCCGGCCTACCCGGGTTCACCGAATGTCGGCCAGCAGGGCGGGAACCGCTTCTCGCAATCCTCGGCGCTGCGTTCGACCATCACGCCCAGGATCGTCAACGAAGCGCGGTTTGCCTTCCTGGGAGGGGTCACCCTCTGGAACGGCAACGGCAGTCCTTCGATGTTCAGCGGATCCACTTACAACATGGATGGCTTTGGCATTGCCTTCCCTACAGGCTACAGCCCCTACCGCTACACGACACCCTCCCGCCGCAGCGTGCCGAATGAAACCATCGAGGACACGCTGAGCTGGACCAAGGGTTCGCACAGCATCAGCTTCGGGGGCACCTGGACCAACATCGGCATGTTCACCGAGAGCCACCAGATGGTGCCGACGATCGGTCTGGGCTTGAACACCAGCTACGATCCGGCGGCGATCATGTTCAATTCGACCAACGGCCCGAAGAACTTCCAGGGCGCGTCCAGCTCGCAGTACGGCAATGCCCAAACCATATACGCACTCTTGACCGGGCGTGTCAGTTCCATCGGCGGCAATGGCGTCCTGAGCGAGGTAAACAATCAGTACACATACAATGGGTCGAACGTTCAGCGCGGCCACATGCGTGAAATGGGAGCCTTCGTTGCGGACTCATGGCGTATGCGCCCGGGTCTGACATTCAACTACGGTGTGCGTTGGGAGCTGCAGATGCCGTTTATCCCGCTCAACAGCGTGTACTCTACGAATGACCTGACTGACCTGTGGGGGCTTTCCGGGCCCCAGAACTACGGCAACGGCACACTCTATACGCCCGGCAACCTGGTAGGCCAGGCGCCGACGTACAAACAGTTCGTGGCGGGCACTCCCGCCTACAATACCACTTACTCAAATTTCGCGCCCAGTGCCGGTTTTGCCTGGAGCCCGAGTGCGAAGGAGGGCTTCCTCAGCCGGCTTGTCGGCAGTAGCGGTCAGACGGTGATCCGCAGCGGTTACTCGATTGCCTACAACCGCAACGGGATGAGCGACTACACCTCGATGTACAGCGCCAATCCTGGAATCACGGTCAATGCCGCCCGCAACGCCAGCAATGGCAACCTGGTCAGTGGCGTCGGCAGCGATGTGTGGCCGATCCTGTTCCGTGACAAGAGCCGCCTTGGCCCGCCTCCATTCATCTCGACGCCGACCTATCCGCTCCAGTCGACTTCGATCTCGGATCAGGTGAATCTCTTCGATCCCAACACGAAAACGCCCTACACCATGTCGTGGACGTTCGGCATCCAGCGCGAGCTTACCCGGGACATGGCACTGGAAGTTCGTTATGTCGGCACGCGCAACATGCAGCCGTGGACCCAGCGCAATCTCAACGAGCAGAACATCGTCGAGAATGGGTTCCTGGACGAGTTCAACCTGGCGATGGCGAACCTGCAGGCAAATCAGGCAGCGGGCCGCGGGAATACTTTCAAGTACGCCGGACCAGGATCCGGGACCTCACCGTTGCCGATCACACTGGCGTACTTCTCAGGCATCCCGGCCGCGCAGGCGGGTGACACGACCAAGTACACCTCTTCGAACTTCACCAGCAGCACCTTTGTAAACACGCTGGCGAAATTCAATCCGAACCCGGGCAGCTATGCGACCAGCCTGTGGAATGACGCGGGCCGCCGCGCCAACGCCGCAGCTGCCGGCATACCCGCCAATGAGTTTGTGGTCAATCCGACCGTCGCGTCGGGGGGCGCCTGGATCTCGACCAACGGCGGCTTCAACCGTTACGACTCGATGGTGGTGGAACTGCGCCGCCGCTTGTCCAAGGGGCTGCTGGTTCAGGCCAACTACACTTGGGCCAAGGCCATGAACAGCTCACTGGCCTCGTACCGCACACCCTATCTGCAGAGTCTGGGCGACACCCTGCCGCATGCGTTCAAGATCAACTGGGTCTACGAGCTGCCATTCGGGAGCGGGAAATTCCTGTTCGCCAACTCGCATGGCGTGGTCGACAAGGTTATCGGCGGTTGGGAGATCGAAGGCACCGGCCGCATGCAGTCCGGCAACCGGCTCAACTTCGGCAACGTCAGGCTGGTCGGGATGACGCTGGCGGATCTGCAGAATGCCATGGCGCTGCGCTTTGATGATGCCAACCGGCTGGTCTACTACGAGCCGGAAGACATCCGCATCAACACGATCGCGGCCTTCAACTACAGCGCGACCACATCCACCGGTTACAGCACCGCCTGGGGTGTTCCCACCGGACGCTACATTGCGCCCGCCAACAGCGGCGGCTGCATTCAGGTGGTGTCGGGCGACTGCGCCGGCTATACCACCTACGTCAGGGGCCCGAGGTTCACGCGCTTCGACATCAGCCTCGTCAAGAGGATCCGGTTCTCGGAGTCGAAGAACTTTGAGCTGCGCGGCGAGTTCCTGAACGCCTTCAACAACATCAACTTCACCGGCACGACTTGCGCCAGCAGCAGCTCGACCTGCGGCCAGGTGACCTCGGCCTATACGGACCCGAACCAGCAGCAGGATCCGGGCGGACGCCTGATCCAATTCGTGGTCCGCATCAACTTCTAA
- a CDS encoding carboxypeptidase-like regulatory domain-containing protein, producing MKSSLFRLVTAMLLVTLVSLAAYAQGGASSSLAGTVVDQSGGVIPGAEVVIKNNSTGAESKAVTADNGTFFIPALAAGTYTATVSMPNFKQAVVKDIVLSAGAPGSIRVPLQVGGISEVVTVEANAEVVQSQTATITTTMNTTQIASLPLATRSALDFLVFLPGVNTTGSARDSTIAGMPNNTINITIDGINTQDNYLKGSAGGDGFFSMISPRLDAVQEVTLSTATPGSEAAGQGAVQIKFVTRSGNNDYHGSVYEYHQNSALNANNWFTNRDRGQTYDGTQTPCTAAQMQTEFEKCKAPRNFLLLNQWGFRVGGPISLPKALFGPLSFSGKDRAFFFLNYEETRQPWSQNRTRTIFNPLVDQGIFPYTVGQTTQQVNLLNLAAANGQTATWDPTIQKLLADIRNATTQQGTVKQQTDPAYMDYMITNKGFYLRQSPTARFDINLTDKHRIEGTWNFMKYVPDVDTTNSMDPAYPGFPNFGTQGSNRFSGSVTLRSTLTPRLVNEARTGLLGGVTLFSPDVNLGMFQTNGVGNQDGFALSLSLISNVYRQNNPSRRDVPNESFDDALTWTRGSHSFSIGGSFTNVGLWSWGQQIAPGISFGVNSTYDPSYIMFNTQNQGTNFPNASSAQISTAMSMYALMTGRVTQITGTGILSEITNKYTYDGAQVQRGHMRELGFFIADSWRMRPNLTLNYGVRWEGQLPFVPLNNMYTTNTVADLYGVSGYGNMFKPGTIAGVAPTYKLYKAGDPAYNTSYHDFAPSLGFAWSPNAEGFLKKILGENGKSVLRGGFGLAYNRNGMYDYTSMFSANPGMTVNATRSVANGNLVSGAGTDVWPLLFRDKSRLGAPTFADAPLYPIQSTSISDQVNLFDPYSRTPYTMSWSFGLQRELTKDMAVEVRYVATRNEQPWTQRNFNEQNIVENGMLDEFKLAMANLKANQAYNVKNTFAYTGAPGTSPLPITLAYLSGFNATQAMDPAKYTSSSFTSSTYVNTLAQFNPNPGSYATSLWNNATQRANALAAGLPANFFFVNPTVASGGAWLSTNGGFNRYDSMVVELRRRLSRGLLVQANYVFAKGLSGSFLSFRAPRATVTGATLPQAFKINWVYELPIGSGRTLLGEAHGVVDRLIGGWEFQGTGRWQSGNLINVGNVRLVGMTLSDLQDAVGLRFDDQNRQVYYVPADILSNTIKAYNVSATTSTGYSTSVGVPTGRYIAPANSGGCIQVVSGDCTGLTNYVRGPRFQNFDMSLVKRIRFTESKNFELRAEFLNAFNNTNFNGSVYTGTSATGGQLSGTQNGPRVIQAVLRLNF from the coding sequence ATGAAAAGTAGTTTATTCAGGTTAGTTACAGCAATGCTTCTGGTGACATTGGTCAGCTTGGCTGCCTATGCCCAGGGCGGAGCGAGCTCCTCGCTTGCGGGCACGGTCGTCGACCAGTCCGGCGGGGTCATCCCGGGAGCGGAGGTTGTGATCAAAAACAACAGTACCGGCGCAGAGTCCAAGGCCGTCACTGCGGATAACGGGACCTTCTTCATACCGGCCCTGGCTGCGGGCACCTATACCGCTACCGTCAGCATGCCGAACTTCAAGCAAGCGGTCGTCAAGGACATCGTGCTTAGCGCAGGGGCCCCCGGCTCGATCCGTGTCCCGCTCCAGGTCGGCGGCATCAGTGAGGTTGTCACGGTGGAGGCCAACGCCGAGGTCGTGCAGTCGCAGACGGCGACCATCACCACGACGATGAACACCACCCAGATCGCGAGCCTGCCGCTGGCCACCCGGAGTGCTTTGGACTTTCTGGTTTTTCTCCCCGGCGTGAACACGACCGGAAGCGCCCGCGATTCCACGATCGCCGGCATGCCCAACAACACCATCAACATCACGATTGACGGCATCAACACCCAGGACAACTACCTCAAGGGGAGTGCGGGCGGAGACGGCTTCTTCAGCATGATCTCCCCGCGCCTGGATGCCGTCCAGGAAGTGACGCTTTCCACGGCGACTCCGGGATCCGAAGCCGCCGGCCAGGGTGCGGTGCAGATCAAGTTCGTCACGCGCTCCGGCAACAACGATTATCACGGCAGCGTTTACGAGTACCATCAGAACTCGGCGCTCAATGCCAACAACTGGTTCACCAACCGCGACCGCGGTCAGACGTACGACGGCACGCAGACACCCTGCACCGCGGCGCAAATGCAGACTGAATTTGAGAAGTGCAAAGCGCCGCGCAATTTCCTCCTACTCAACCAGTGGGGCTTCCGCGTAGGCGGTCCCATCAGTCTGCCCAAGGCGCTCTTCGGGCCGTTGAGCTTCAGCGGCAAGGACAGAGCCTTCTTTTTCCTCAACTATGAGGAAACCCGTCAGCCCTGGTCACAGAACCGGACCCGGACGATCTTCAACCCGCTGGTGGATCAAGGCATCTTCCCTTACACCGTGGGCCAGACGACGCAGCAGGTGAACCTGTTGAATCTGGCAGCCGCCAACGGGCAGACGGCCACATGGGATCCCACTATCCAGAAACTGCTGGCGGACATTCGCAACGCCACAACGCAGCAGGGCACTGTGAAGCAGCAGACCGATCCGGCCTACATGGATTACATGATCACCAACAAAGGGTTTTACCTGCGCCAGTCCCCGACGGCCCGCTTCGACATCAACCTGACGGACAAGCACCGCATCGAGGGGACCTGGAATTTCATGAAGTACGTCCCCGACGTGGACACCACAAACAGCATGGATCCGGCGTACCCGGGGTTCCCGAACTTCGGCACCCAGGGTTCGAACCGCTTTTCTGGTTCCGTGACGCTCCGTTCGACCTTGACCCCAAGGCTCGTCAATGAAGCGCGCACCGGCCTGCTGGGCGGCGTGACCCTATTCTCGCCGGATGTGAATCTGGGCATGTTCCAGACCAACGGGGTGGGCAACCAGGATGGCTTTGCGCTCAGCCTGAGCCTGATCAGCAATGTTTACCGTCAGAACAATCCGTCGCGCCGCGATGTGCCCAACGAATCGTTCGACGACGCACTGACTTGGACCAGGGGCTCGCACAGCTTCAGCATCGGCGGCTCCTTCACTAACGTCGGCTTGTGGTCCTGGGGTCAGCAGATCGCGCCCGGGATCTCCTTCGGGGTGAACTCCACCTACGATCCGTCGTACATCATGTTCAACACCCAGAACCAGGGGACGAACTTCCCGAACGCATCCAGTGCCCAGATCAGCACGGCCATGAGCATGTACGCGCTGATGACCGGGCGCGTGACGCAGATCACCGGAACCGGCATCCTGAGCGAGATCACCAACAAGTACACCTACGACGGCGCCCAGGTTCAGCGCGGCCACATGCGCGAGCTGGGATTCTTCATTGCAGATTCCTGGCGCATGCGCCCCAACCTGACGCTGAACTACGGCGTGCGTTGGGAAGGGCAGTTGCCGTTCGTGCCGCTCAACAACATGTACACGACCAACACCGTCGCGGATCTCTACGGAGTTTCCGGATACGGCAACATGTTCAAACCCGGCACCATAGCCGGCGTCGCGCCGACGTACAAGCTTTACAAGGCCGGCGATCCTGCCTACAACACCTCGTACCATGATTTCGCCCCGAGCCTCGGCTTCGCCTGGAGTCCGAATGCGGAAGGCTTCCTCAAGAAGATCCTGGGCGAGAACGGCAAATCGGTGCTCCGCGGCGGTTTTGGCCTGGCCTATAACCGCAACGGCATGTACGACTACACCTCCATGTTCAGCGCCAACCCGGGCATGACCGTCAATGCGACGCGCAGCGTCGCCAACGGCAACCTGGTCAGCGGTGCCGGGACCGACGTCTGGCCGCTTCTGTTCCGTGACAAGAGCCGCCTCGGCGCGCCGACTTTCGCCGACGCACCGCTGTATCCGATACAGTCGACGTCGATCTCGGATCAGGTCAACCTGTTCGACCCCTACTCCAGAACACCGTACACGATGTCCTGGTCCTTCGGCCTGCAGCGCGAGCTGACCAAGGACATGGCGGTGGAAGTGCGTTACGTGGCCACCCGCAACGAGCAGCCCTGGACCCAGAGAAACTTCAACGAGCAGAACATTGTCGAAAACGGGATGCTCGACGAGTTCAAGCTGGCGATGGCCAACCTGAAGGCGAACCAGGCGTACAACGTCAAGAACACTTTTGCTTACACCGGCGCGCCCGGCACGTCTCCGCTGCCTATCACGCTCGCATACTTGAGCGGCTTCAACGCGACACAAGCCATGGATCCGGCGAAATACACCTCGTCGAGCTTCACAAGCAGCACCTATGTGAACACGCTGGCCCAGTTCAACCCCAACCCGGGCAGCTACGCGACCAGCCTCTGGAACAACGCGACCCAGCGCGCCAATGCATTGGCCGCGGGATTGCCGGCGAACTTCTTCTTCGTCAACCCGACCGTCGCCTCGGGCGGCGCCTGGTTGTCGACCAACGGCGGCTTCAACCGCTACGACTCGATGGTGGTGGAACTGCGCCGCCGGCTGTCTCGTGGCCTGCTGGTTCAAGCCAACTATGTTTTCGCCAAGGGCCTGAGCGGTTCGTTCCTATCGTTCCGCGCCCCCCGTGCCACGGTTACGGGCGCCACCTTGCCGCAGGCATTCAAGATCAACTGGGTCTACGAGCTTCCGATCGGCAGCGGCAGAACGCTGCTGGGCGAGGCGCACGGCGTGGTTGACAGACTCATCGGCGGCTGGGAGTTCCAGGGAACCGGCCGCTGGCAGAGCGGCAACCTCATCAACGTCGGCAACGTCAGGCTGGTCGGGATGACGCTGAGCGATCTGCAGGATGCGGTCGGCCTGCGCTTCGACGATCAGAACCGGCAGGTCTACTACGTGCCTGCCGACATTCTCAGCAACACGATCAAGGCCTACAACGTCAGCGCGACCACGTCCACCGGCTACAGCACTTCCGTGGGCGTGCCCACGGGAAGGTACATCGCGCCCGCGAACAGCGGCGGCTGTATCCAGGTGGTGAGCGGCGACTGCACGGGGCTGACCAACTACGTCCGGGGTCCGAGATTCCAGAATTTCGACATGAGCCTCGTGAAGAGGATCAGGTTCACGGAATCGAAGAACTTCGAGTTGCGCGCGGAGTTCCTGAACGCGTTCAACAACACCAACTTCAACGGCAGCGTCTACACCGGCACCAGCGCGACTGGCGGCCAGCTGTCGGGGACCCAAAACGGCCCGCGCGTCATCCAGGCCGTCCTTCGTCTCAACTTCTAA